ATTATGGGGAAGCATTAAGCTTAATATTTTGGGACTTACGAACAGGAGCACCCAAAAAAGGTGTGGACCAACGTTCAGAAGTAATTGGAATGCTTTCATCCGAAGTGTTTGCGATGTCGACTTCAGATGAGATGGGAAATTATTTAAATGAATTGGAAGTTTTAATTTCTGAAAATAAACTTTCTGAAACGACAAAGAAGATTGTTGAAGAGTGTCGTAAAGAATATGATCGAAATAAGAAAATTCCTCAAGAGGAATATGAAGCATATGTAAAATTAGAAGCGAAAGCGGAGAGTGTATGGGAAGAAGCACGCGAAAAATCCGATTTCGAAATGTTCCGTCCGTATTTAGAAAAAATTGTTGAATTTAAAAAGAAATTTATTACATATTGGGGTTATGAAACGTATAAATATAATACACTTTTAGACATGTATGAGCCTGGTATTACTGTAGAAGCGTTAGATCACGTATTTGGTCAACTGCGTGAGCGCATCGTTCCACTTGTGAAAGAAATCTCTGAATCGAAAAAAAAGCTGAAGACAAATGCTTTATTTGAGCATTTTTCAAAAGAACAACAAGAGAATTTTACTTTAGAATTATTAAATCAATTGAACTATAACTTTGAAGCTGGCCGACTTGATGAAACGATACATCCTTTTGAAATTACATTAAATAGAGGGGATGTTCGTATTACGACTCGTTATGATGAGAAGGACTTCCGTATGGCAGTTTTCGGCACGATTCATGAATGTGGTCATGCTGTGTATGAACAAAATATTGCAGAACAATTAGAAGGAACACCGCTTTGCGAAGGAACATCAATGGGGATTCACGAATCACAATCTCTATTCTTTGAAAACTTTATTGGTCGTAATAAATCATTCTGGAAGAAAAATTATAATGTATTGAAACAATACAGCGATGGTCAATTTGAAAATGTATCAGTAGATGAATTCTATGATGCAATTAATGAATCAAAACCGTCCTTTATTCGTATAGAAGCAGATGAGCTTACATATCCGCTTCATGTTATGGTTCGTTATGAGCTGGAAAAAGAACTATTTGATGGCACATTACAAGTAAAAGACTTACCAGAAGCCTGGAATGATAAGATGGAAAGTTATTTAGGGATTCGTCCAGAGAATGATGCACAGGGTGTATTACAAGATGTACATTGGTCTGGTGGATCATTTGGATATTTCCCATCTTATGCACTTGGTTATATGTATGCAGCACAATTTAAACATAAGATGTTAGAAGATATTCCGAATTTTGATGCATTATTAGAGGAAGGAAACGTAACGCCAATTCGTGAATGGTTAACAAAAAATAT
The DNA window shown above is from Bacillus clarus and carries:
- a CDS encoding carboxypeptidase M32, encoding MTVATYEVEKQFLAYVKKIENYGEALSLIFWDLRTGAPKKGVDQRSEVIGMLSSEVFAMSTSDEMGNYLNELEVLISENKLSETTKKIVEECRKEYDRNKKIPQEEYEAYVKLEAKAESVWEEAREKSDFEMFRPYLEKIVEFKKKFITYWGYETYKYNTLLDMYEPGITVEALDHVFGQLRERIVPLVKEISESKKKLKTNALFEHFSKEQQENFTLELLNQLNYNFEAGRLDETIHPFEITLNRGDVRITTRYDEKDFRMAVFGTIHECGHAVYEQNIAEQLEGTPLCEGTSMGIHESQSLFFENFIGRNKSFWKKNYNVLKQYSDGQFENVSVDEFYDAINESKPSFIRIEADELTYPLHVMVRYELEKELFDGTLQVKDLPEAWNDKMESYLGIRPENDAQGVLQDVHWSGGSFGYFPSYALGYMYAAQFKHKMLEDIPNFDALLEEGNVTPIREWLTKNIHQYGKTKKPLEILADVTGEGLNANYLADYLEAKYKDIYEL